The genomic region GCTTCATATTGAAATTGTCCCTTTTTCTTTCTTGgacaaatagaattaatttctgGAAATGTGTGTTCTATTTCCATTTCTGCtaattttttagcttttttaataaaaagattaaaattttcgtCGCTTCTTTGCTCGtcaatgtatgtaattaaattactgAGTGATCTAAGAGATTGGCTAATATGTGAATTTGTAATCTGCAACATTTTACTaacgatatttattttaaaaagcaaatcGTGCCAAATGGTTAGTgacaaaacaaatttaaatgatttgatTTTACCCATAATTGAGTATGCAATGTGTTTGGTATTAGGATCGCGTGTTTtatcgttaattatttttaataaactatcaTAAACTTCACCTAACTGAGAAATTAAAGGCTGAATTGCTTTAATTTGACTTTCCTATCTCGTTTCACTCATTGATTTTATGGTTAAAGAACttacatttgattttaatattaccCAGCGAGATGGAGAAgccgaaaaaaaattataggatttctgtattatattgaaaaaacttattattttgttaGTTACCTTTGCTGCATCATTTACTACTAAATTTAATGTATGCGCTGCACAAGGAATAAATTGTTCttgaattaatttctgaaattctTTTTTGTAGGCCAATATTTTTTCCTCGCATATTTGAGCCATTGACATAACCTTGACcacgtaaattataaatacttagatCAAAACTAGGCAATAAAATCTTTGTCACATAATTGAAAAAATCTTCTCCAGTTGTATTTAATAGCGGAAAAAAGCCCAAAAATCTCTCACAAATTTGTACTTTACAATTTAAAACACTAACAAACCTTATAGTACAAATCGTTTGTTCAACGTGACTTGCATCAGGAgtaatatctaaaattattgaaaagtatTTAGCTTGTTTAATCTCTTTAATAATATGAGTTTTTATTGCTTTTCCaagtaaacatataattttgttttgaatagTTGGACTTAAGTAATGCGGCATATGTGTATTTGAAACTGTAGACTTCTTCATATTGCTGACATGTTCCATAAGAACCGGatcaacttttaaaaaatttccattattttgttcaaaaagTTTATCAGACTCATCTCTAAAGGCCAAACATTGAGtagctaaaaattttattattgcaattacTCTATCGATAATTAAATGCCACTTTCTCTGTTCAATTTGATATAACGTTTGTTGGTTTTtatcaattgttaaatttaattttaatttatttcttaattctaacCACGTGGTTACATTCTTAAAATGTAAGGAACTTTTTTCATGTCGAACTAGAGTAGTGGATAAATGTTTCCAATCGTAATATCCAGACTGACTTGTTAGTGTACTactataatgtaatattttcaggTTTACCAAAAATTCTACATGGATAACAAAACACGCTATTtagcattgtaaaataaattaaccaATCCCTtcgaattttttctttatttggaAGCACTCGCTCataataaatacttgaaaatttatcGTTACCCGAAGTTGGAAAAACTTGATTTACGATTTGAACGGGACCTTTTTCTAAATTAAGTCGATTTGTTTGTTGTTTAAGCATTTTGGCCAGCTTGCTGGTTCTTctacgttaaaataaattgtgccTAAATTCTTTGTAGTTTGTATTGGAGCTTTGAAATTAGTGTCGTTgtctaaatttaattcttgaaGTTCTTGTTCTTGCTTTTGATGTTGAAATATATTGCTAGCATAACTCGATGTGGAAGGATATTGAATATCCGTTTCATAATTAGGCATATTTATTTGGTtagtttttagaaatttctGTAAACTTCCAGATAGTTTGTCTTTTTTTGCTTGCTTCGCtaatttacgttttaaattttCAGCCCCAGAAAGCTTTTTTCCcagcatttttaatatttatattgactacaaaaagaagaaatcaaattttaaaaatctgtacaTTGCATTGATGATTAAGTTATATAGAGAttcgttatattttatattaaagtctACTAACCTCAACCTTAGCGTTGAGTTTTTCGAATGCGAAACACAAACACTAGTGATACTAGTCCAATGTATTTAtagggagggtcccagatgcgcacaggcccaattggacaccaccaattatagcggccgatgcctagagtatttccgttggttgggttagattagattacgtgattggtggtgtccgatcgggtctgtgcgcatctgggaccctccctatttatatattacgtaaATCGTAACTGCAATATATTAAGATTCTTGCAGACTATGAGTGATTCGCGTATACGTAGCGCTAGTTTTCGCTGTTGTGAACAGCATTAAGaatggtaaaatatttattttgaaataaatgagCATTGCCgacaaaatgcaatattaaagatGCCAGTTCGGACGCTGGTAGCAGCGTGCAGCCAGTGGAGGGAATGGCTGCAGCACTCGCCTCGCTTCAACTCTTTGAATCATAACATATGAAATGTATAGTTAGAGAGAAGCCTACTGAGAGCAATTATCTCGGCCTTTCTCGTGGGTCCATTATACTAGCGTCACCAACGTTCATTTTCGCGTATGGAACTATCAATTACATGAATTTTACGACGctgtcgataaaaataattcaagtcTATGTTAAAATCATATAGATAGGATATCTCCATCATATGATTTTAGCACGGACTTGAAATACattcctaaaaatttttaaacattaaccgtttgcaatgtataatattaataaacacgTTTAAAAGCACAAGAGATTTTTTCAACTTGTAATTTTGGCGCCCTCATGCAAAAGGCGCCTGCGTGTGGTACACGCACTGCCCGCTCGGTAAATACGGTCCTGTGTATATATTatgatttcttctttcttctgtaGCTGCTATTGTATCCTCCCAGCCTGCTCTTCTCTTCGCTTTCTTAAAAGTTAGACATTCTCGATTGATGGCTTCATAGTCGTCATCTTCagattgtatgttctatttttaaacatacaatTTGCACATTTGCTCTCTTTCTTTGTACAAACATGCGAGCTATGATTCCCTgcgcatttgcagcatgtttcttctctcgtacaatttttgGCAATGTGGAAGTACTTCtaacatttaaaacatcttttgacactgacatgattaaatacaggacatttcttcCATCCTATATTTAGTTCTGCTTTCTTCAATATCAGGTCGTGCatctctttatctacttccattattattgatctttcttcatttcctcttctttgattgttactcttttctttgACCATTCTCTTCACAATTCGCACATTTAgtgtatctattttattctgcttTTTAATCGTActtataaattcattatttactatCATCTTAGTtctcttttacatttatattaataatttttatctttggtTTCGACTGAGACGACTCCATCATTTTGCAATTCTTTCCCAGCTTAGCTTGTACTgactctttcaattttttttaccttttctccACCTTTACAACCCATAATTACTACTCCtttgctttctttttttaattttgtttctccCATTGCTATATTCTTTATCCACCTTCtcttttatcactttttttGTGTCTGTACTCTTCTGCTGCAATTTCggcttaaaaattataacattttttttcttcttttctttaatcgcTTCGCTGTAGCTTCTATGCGAATTTTCCTTTGATCCATATGCTGCTCTCTGAATTATTTTCTTCAAGTTTTCCAGTTCTTATTTAACATTTCCTAATTCTTTTTGAACTACTTCTTTAatccttatttttatttcatttttacgcACCGCctcatcttttatttcttttacagtttttacaatccagtttatttttatgtcgaAATTTGGTCCAGTTCAGCCTGATGATCTCTGCCCATCACTTGATAACGTTAACGATCCTGCAGATTCTGTAGATCCTAGTCTCACTCTGCTACTACCGCCACCGATGTCTTCTACATATGTTTTTCTGTCACTCTCACTTATGATTTTCTCATACGGGCCAGGACATGCCACCAATTCTTTATTACTATCAGTTTCCACTAAAGTGATCTAAAATTACCCTTCTCCACCTCCtaaatttctcttttctccCATATTCCATCTTGAATTTTCTTCGTATTTGCccttacataaaaaatgttatcccaaattttattatttaaaagtagcTTATGTttacattctttaatttaataaagaatttttgaaatcattttGTAACGCTGGTGATTTTTGGGCGGGGAGTTGAGAAAGCGGGGAtgcggttgcggataagctcgtcGGATCTGCCAGGTTCACtgaaataatcgcactcggGCTTAAATAGAAACAAAACACTAGATCTTTATTTAGTATAACTTAATAATATGAGATGGTTTGTCAATGGAAAAGCCTCATAACGAATAAACTTAACACAGCGGAAATGTGATTGGCTCCGGAGAACCGAAATAAACAAAACGCCTTGAAGAGGCAAAAACGCTAACTATAGTGAACGGAAATGTAAAGCGTGGTTTAGGTAATGAAACGACAATTTAACTAAATGTGAGAACCGGTATAAacgaaaagataatataataaaaacttaggGGAACGCTCGTATTGTGATTAAAcacaaagtataataataatcggTCAGATTAACAagctaaattaaacaatttaatacaaaatttaatttataataaacatataaagcAAATTATGTAGGAACGTTTCGGCCCTACTTAGCTTTCATCAGcctattaaattcaattataataaaattaaaagttcgttttatacaaaaaatttttttctaaaaaagaatttttcccTCCGTATAGCAAATTTTTCCTAAACTAACTTAAAAATGTCGCATGTGTCGCATGCCGTCTGCGATTTCTTTGATGGTGAACGGGCAAACTCGTGTATCGGATGTTAATTTTGCGTGTTTGTAcaagtgtgtgtgcgtgtgtaagtGTTGTTAGTCCGTCCCTTCTTTGGTGAAATGAAGAGAGGCCTCCAAGCAGCACAATTTTTTCGTCACATGATGAAACTCGTGAAATGACTCGCGGCTTCATATGTaagtttttttatacaaatgtaaTATTCTCCACTTTTGTTCTCTGTGTATTAACGATCGAGTTATTATAtgattgtacaaaatttttttgccataGATGAATGAAAACACTTACTTGAACAGATATTTAAACAGTAATTATATAAACGTTCGCCATCGTCGACAATCTTGTTGCCGAGACAGACAGAGTACAAGTGAGGCAGAACAGTTGAAGCAGAAGTCAGTAACGTATATCCGTGTTGTCTTTAAACGAgtcaagtaaataaaaataagaatcatgAAAAAGTTCTGTATCATTCTGAGAGTTTAGTccgtttgtttgttgttttatgtgtatcatttccgaaattaatcttttttggtaattttcttcaatgtcaaaaatttttatttccttccaGTTAAAGGAatggtcaaaaaatattctatggtttgttataactgagtgttttgaaggatcaagtttaatattattaatgtgcTCTTTTGTTCTAATCCTCAACTGTCTCTTCGTCTGTCCTACATATGTAGCATCGCAATCATTGCAAAAAATCTTGTAAACGACATTGTTACTGCAGTCCCCCTCCGTTTTGTCTTTGTGCactttgatgaaattgttaattttgtttatgcatTTGTAGCcaattgtaaatgtatttttatctaACAGAGATGTTGttctttcagaaatattttggaTGTAAGGGACgacaatgaatttttttgtgttctcaTCTTTTTTTGTCTGGTCTTGATCAATTGTGTCTTTCATCAATAGTGATGGGTGCaagttttgtattaaataaattttttattcttattccaatgtatttaaaaataaattccaaaggatatccattttttaaaaatagtccgataataaattcaaaatttttttgttggaaagTAAGGTGAGATAACAATAGCGCTCTATCCACCATACTATAGACTGTTCCAATTTTGTGGCATATTGGGTggtgagaaaaaaatgataagtaaCGAccagaaaaagtttttttatggaaCCAATCAATAATGATTGTATTGTCGATTATTTTAAGTGAAAAGTCCAAAAAACTTATGCTACGGTATTGTTCTAATTTAATGGTGAATTGCAGTCTATTATGAAAACTATTAAAcgtcttaagaataaaattgattgaattCGTAGGTGCTGCCATAACAATGTCATCGACATAACGATAATAAaatggtatttctaaatttattgacTTTAACGCTTTTTCCTCTACATTGTGCAACACAATATTCGCTATAATGGGTGATAAGGGCAATCCCATTGGTGTACCAAAAGTCTGTTTGTAAAAAACGTTATTGAAAGTGAAAAACGTCGAagacattataaattttaaagcaaatataaattcATCATGTGGGATCTTTGTATTATTCTCTATTAACGACCATCTCCTGCGAATACTGTCCATTGCCAAATCCAGGGGAATATTGAagggaaataaaaattcttgacactgaagaaaattaccaaaaaagattaatttcggaaatgatacacataaaacaacaaacaaacggACTAAACTCTCAGAATGATACAGAACTTTTTCatgattcttatttttgtttacttgaCTCGTTTAAAGACAACACGGATATACGTTACTGATCTCTGCTTCAACGGTCCTGTCTCATTTGTGCTCTGTCTGTCTCGGCAACAAGATCGTCGACGGTAACAAACGTTTATATAATTACCGTTCGAATATCTGTTCAAGTAAGCGTTTTCCCTTACGAAAAAAAACTATTGAGACTGAATAGTTATTATTGGTGCTCCAGTAGTTACTATTGGTGCTTGAATAGTAACTATTGAGACTTCACGAATAACTATTAGGTCCCAATAGTAACTATAAGATTTTACTATTGACAAGTAGTTCCTATTGGGATTTCAATAGTAACTATTGGATAATTAGTTACTATTGCTAAGTAGTTGCTATTGGCGAAtagttataaaaacattttactattgagtataaaaataaaatttatggagatataatttattattaactagataaatataattttatttgtatttgacAAATAAGTTtttccaataaaaatatattaattgaacAACAAATAGGTAAAATTTGGCGAATAAAATgtgttggaaaataatatttaatttataaataattattatttcttaactcGTTATGGTTACACTGGGTCTAGATGACCCAAGgccatatatagttatatatatatatatatatataagacaaTTTACATCCGTTATCGTTATTGCGGGATTTCGGAGTAAAACACGTTGCGTTGCTCTGTAATGagagttttttttatgttttatcataggtacaatatttacaatttatggaTACAATACAATCACAGCTACAACATTTACAGTTCTACCTGTAATGAGAGAAACGACAATCGATGTTAATTTTCCACTCTTTATCACGACTCTGTCTATTTCCCTTGTACCGTAGAAGCATTAGCGCACGTGCCTCTTACGTCCTTTCTTAAACCTCTCCCATCAAAGTCTCTCAAGACTACAACCGCGAACTCTCGCGTTTCGAGGATCCAACTGTGCGTTTAGCGCGGCAAATCCAATCGAAGAAAGTATACTttctttacatatatacatatagtttttgacacaaaaaaaaatttcttcacattattttactccttcaacattgatttatgtcatttcgtgattttcattacaattaccaacttcaatcttcaaaataaatatattttttgaaaaactcgatataatactattttttccttaaaagtataCTACTTCTGGAGTAGAACCCCGATAATAATTgtgattttactcaaaaattagaattttcaggaattttttagtacaaaatggcattcttcaaaattttttttcctcgtgtcgtttcaatattaaaaaatttaataaaggatacataaacgatttgattacgaagaagaagTCTTAAACTTCATTTTCGTGAAGGATTTGAGTCGATTCATCAAAAGGAACGCAAATGGCAACTGTTTTTTTGCGTCGAGTCAATTGGACCCAGTATAaccattacgttattttttggaggtgtaaccacaacgggttaaatgaaatgattatatatatttttttcaattgtcgAAATCTGCAAATATTACAGTATAttgcattttcaaaataaaaattatttgaataaaaaataattattcggaTAATTATTCAggcaaataattattcaaaaaatatataactttgtgccataaattatgtattataagaCATATATGACAAGTTTatgtcaaatattaataatattaataaaaaattataacaataatgcatcataaaaatttaaataatataaaaaggaattaagtttattatagatttaaaataaaataaacatgcattttaaaatacaatttaatcaatttctGTAGAATTTACAAGAGGCATAATTATACATTGGTTTCTTTGTgaattataatctatttttatacattttgtctTAAGTGACTCCGGAAGAATACAAGTAATTTGTTCTGTTTTTTGCACAATGCTACTGTATATTTTGGAACTATTCTGAATTTCTGAATCCTTAGGAAGTTCTAAATTGAGCGATAAAAACTTATTACCaacaataatacatatatagttattgaaattgattttaCGAATCATAAGAATTTTCGTAATCAAAATATAAGTTCCATTGGTCAGTTGTGCagtactattttttctttttctgagaCGCTCGTAATTAGTTGAATGATATAAAATGCCCTTGAAAATAAAACGTTTGTAAGACTGAACGTCGTTTGCTACTATGTCTTCTTGTAACAACTGTGTGATAGATACTTGTTCTGTAATAGACAATGTTATGTTAACACTTAAACCTAATAATCTTAAATGCGGTCCATAATCgacacataaattaattttccgcAACCTCAACATTCTATTAAAGAGCGTCTTTGCACGAACTGCACAATTTTCATGTGAAGAAGTAGTATTGCTTATTTTATCGACAGTTTTGAGTCTTAAATATGATTTACATATTTGCTTAGGTACTActtgtgaattttgaaataatttcccTAATATTCCGTTAAAATGCTCATAAGGAAATGTCGAATGCGCCCATAATGATCCAAAATTCAATACTGCTTCTGGAATATGAAGAAgcaaatgtacattaaattttacaaattcttGTCCATAcaaagtttcaactttaaaaacaaatttttgtaacgctttttttgctatttttagtTCATTTTCGTCAATTTTGTCTTTAAGATAGATATGCATGCTAAAAACTAACAATGACCAATGTTTGGCGTATACTGGAGGTATTATATCCAACACACATAACAGTGAGTAGTacagaagaaaatttttccaCTCCGAAGCTTTCCAAAGTTGTCTATCTTATATTGACCGCGGTGTTCTAGTAACTTCGCAAGGtggttttatatttaatagtgtttcatcaatttctttaattttatttccataataTACCACGGTCTATTATCACTATATACTGGATTTAaccaaatattataaacaaatgttttagtAACTCCTAAAAGTATACTGTGCATATAGTCAGGTCCGAACGAATGTATAATGTTAAATACGGGTAACAACATTAATATAGATGGTCCTTTAACGCCTCGAACGGgtaaatttgtttcaatcgCTTCAGCACAGTCGGTTATACATTGCTCCGAGGTACGACGTATACCTACATCACCACAATAGGTTTGTGTATAACCTCTTCGGATTGGTACTCTGTCTcctttttttaagcaaaaaggACATCCAAATTCTCCATTGAATTGTTTAATGTTTTGCAATAGTGGTCGAGCAACTGAATCTACAGATGCGATAAGCGTATGCACTTTGATTTTAATTCCTTCAGAGTTTTGTGGTGTGATACATTCTATTCCATTGTTATGAAGAGTGATTAATTCTTCTACAAAAGGTTTAAGGAAAATGTCCATAACAGGTTTATCAGGTCCATACCAAAGACCacataacattatattttctctTCTTAAACGATATGGCAATTCATTTATGCTGACTTGAATAGGCCAAATTGAGGCTTTGGTTGAGTTGAAAACTTGTACGCCATCAGTATTCCATTGTAACGTTATGTCTTGTTCAGTGATCACTTATTCCTCCACTATTTTACGATACACTCGTCTATTAACTACATCACTTTGATTTATTCTGTCTTTGGAAAGTTTATAATAAAGCTGACTATTCATTATTCTTGTCAATTGCTTATCTAGTGGTAACTGTAAAAAATAGCTTCCTTTTTTCTTCAAATCATCTTTAGAATAATTACGTTTGCAGTCATCGCATCGACCAAGCAATGCAGCGTcgacaaatttcaaaatattatttttgcactCAGGACAATAAAAATGCGGCATAATCGTAACTAGaggagtaaatttctttaaaaacaagTATTTCGATATATGTTGTGCGTATAGTAAATGACAGTTAACAAGCTCTAGTAAATCCTTCAGTGCATAGTCTGAAAGTCCATGTCGAACTGTAAATGCCATGATAAGTAGCTCGCTTTCTTCTTTTGTTAGATCGCAATCATTATACAAAGGAATCCTTttctaaaaatgaatatttataaaatatctgaaattttacaattatttaattaattactaaaataaactattaaaataaaaacaattgaaaaatagaatacaatttttaatttgtatacttCACTCGaatattaataacaactattaataacaatttagtatggataaaaattttatacagaaactGTTCAATTTtgattctattattaaaaagagaCATGTGttgatgttttaataattatgtataaatatggcttttatagattttgtaaatattttcataaaaattttatttaaaaattattcaattctgattctattattaaaaagagaTATATGTTGATGTTTTATTagttatgtataaatattgcttttatagattttataaatatttccataAAATACCTGTTCCACAATATTTCCCATAAATTTCCATATATACCTGCGGAATAAAAGGCTCTAAATTTTCTTCGATAGCGTCGTAAAAAATTTCACTCTCATCATCATCTATTAAATCACTCTCATTATGATGTATATCGCTCCAATCGCTATCAGTAGTTCTATTATCATCAGTATTATTGATTGTATTTTGTTCAATATTCtaataatgaatatataaatattaataatttaggcAATATCGGTAATTCCTCTCCCacgtaaaattaataactttaggaaataaaatgtaatcgagatatatgtattttaaattttttaattaaaaatttttttgatatgtcaagtaagttttttaaaatgtctttaagttattaatttcttatatgcAGAAAAGATATTGCATTGGCAACGATAATATAATTGTTcactaattttaaatagatgaaaatttataattaacaaaaatatattttgaaatgcattaaaactaattttctttgttttgaaaatattatatttatatttacttgttGATTCATATTAAAACGTATTACATCATTGTTATCAACCAATATTAGTTATCATTATCTACATCATTCATACCTTCCACTTGGACATTTCTAATTCTATTGTTACGATTCTCTTCGTTGCTTcaatattctatattaataattaaaaacaatattcagATATTTGTtttccaattttattataatttttggtgGCATATCGAGCATTTCGTTTATTTTTCGAATCTCTCTAGTCAAATAAGGCAACGTGAATTAGAATAGAATAAAtagataaagttttaaatttttaagtaaacccACTTTTAACATTTCTTAACTCACATCGCCTTGATCGAtcagaaagaaatatttgaaataaaaacagaatgcTGAGTGCCGCAATGTTAGTTGAAAATCTAGATAAAATggaaatctaaataaattacttctcTTAGATAACGTCGATGTTCCGTTCTCTTTGAAATTGCAATGTTGTTAGCTCTCAGGTATTGTTTATATGACTTTCTACGTTCTATTATTgcctaaaaatatatataagaataaatgacaaataatttacaacggtaatatttcaattacataCTGAATTATCGTTATCACTATCATTTTCTGCCCTGACATCATGAATCTGTCGACCTTCTCTATTTCCATCGACATTCtacagtaaatatatattataagatatataaCATACAAATACACTGTTTTTAATGTACTAATCATTGATTCaaggatataaaaaattcattaagtaATCCATCGGTTAGCACGATCATACACATACTATACGTAacgatatattatataatgactttttaacactttttattGCTAAGCCACTAATAAggcatcaaataatttttattaatagtgTGTATGTACCaagtgtatgcataagttttttccggttttttggtaaaaaaaacacagtaattttcaagggaaattaatttttttttattcaaaatattggccatcggcttctacacattttgcctatctttcaggtaatttatgaataccatgccagaaaaactgcttgtcttttgcggcaaaccatttgtcgagccattttccaacttcctcgaaattgctgaagtgctgctctgggagcgcgtgccccattgatgcgaagaggtgatagtcagatggcggCAGGTCTGGGCagtacggcgggtgcggaaggatgtcccatccaagagattttaaggtgtctttcactggttttgctgtgtgagacgcattgtcgtgtaacaaaattactttgccatgtcttctggcccattccggtcgtctttcgattaatgcgtggtttaaattaattatttcttggcgatagcgttgtatattaacggtttcgccgggtttcaagagttcataatacacaataccgctctggtctcaccagacacagagcatggtcttcttgccgaagcaATTTGGtcttggtg from Solenopsis invicta isolate M01_SB chromosome 7, UNIL_Sinv_3.0, whole genome shotgun sequence harbors:
- the LOC113003498 gene encoding uncharacterized protein LOC113003498; amino-acid sequence: MREKPGPSNNTGDTTACSTMSRMSESYAVGIDQSQSNKENCGFVRIYSDKYKWRTVHRHLIENVDGNREGRQIHDVRAENDSDNDNSAIIERRKSYKQYLRANNIAISKRTEHRRYLRENIEQNTINNTDDNRTTDSDWSDIHHNESDLIDDDESEIFYDAIEENLEPFIPQKRIPLYNDCDLTKEESELLIMAFTVRHGLSDYALKDLLELVNCHLLYAQHISKYLFLKKFTPLVTIMPHFYCPECKNNILKFVDAALLGRCDDCKRNYSKDDLKKKGSYFLQLPLDKQLTRIMNSQLYYKLSKDRINQSDVVNRRVYRKIVEE